Proteins co-encoded in one Coregonus clupeaformis isolate EN_2021a chromosome 17, ASM2061545v1, whole genome shotgun sequence genomic window:
- the LOC121543089 gene encoding uncharacterized protein LOC121543089 isoform X2, translating to MNSCLQNEENARAVENAIRTAVNTVMDVIYNMNCTKILEYERKVAERDKENETLKCKLKKAEDELTAFRVGLSFEFPALSPERDFGKPMCNENEVASETDWRMDFPSLDAGTPGLSAERTRGQSPSPSPVIKEEPADTGSFYIKWEMSEESIAEQQEGLGPMHVLGKESDGTSSVAGSQSPGDRRSEQSEETSTERVKRRLSSAETQRQYRERIRADPEKLRAYKERAKCRTHGSTKKVCDNCKKLLNCASKICESCKAVQPFKKYHKLRNKAMDKRLMEWSRNTILHNNVARFLDSLFIMLRKVHALGFRPVLLIGKQSRGGCWGVEIMTPTNPQPGLEEVYLQELLKYYESLLKHIPDNQPPTNSTEATSGSMLEEQEGEEGDVSTGEGVDERAADVGEDDGDRTEGDEEDMEPDYQPPAKNTK from the exons ATGAATTCCTGTTTACAAAACGAAGAAAACGCTCGTGCAGTGGAAAATGCTATAAGGACAGCGGTAAATACTGTCATGGATGTTATTTACAATATGAACTGTACCAAAATACTGGAATATGAAAGGAAGGTGGCCGAGAGGGACAAAGAAAACGAAACGCTTAAATGTAAGCTTAAAAAAGCTGAAGACGAATTAACAGCATTTCGAGTAGGCCTATCCTTTGAATTTCCTGCTCTCTCACCAGAAAGAGATTTTGGGAAACCGATGTGCAATGAGAACGAGGTGGCAAGCGAAACTGATTGGAGAATGGATTTCCCCA GTCTCGATGCAGGGACTCCTGGGCTTTCAGCAGAGAGAACCAGAGGCCAGTCCCCATCACCCAGTCCAGTTATAAAAGAGGAGCCTGCTGACACTGGGTCCTTCTACATCAAATGGGAGATGAGTGAGGAGAGCATTGCGGAGCAACAGGAGGGCCTAGGCCCGATGCACGTCCTGGGGAAAGAGTCTGATGGAACGTCTTCTGTTGCTGGTAGCCAGAGTCCAGGCGATAGACGTTCAGAACAGTCTGAGGAGACATCGACAGAGCGTGTGAAAA GGAGGCTGTCAAGCGCAGAGACACAGCGGCAATACAGAGAGAGAATCCGTGCTGACCCTGAGAAGTTGCGGGCCTACAAGGAGAGGGCAAAATGCAG AACTCATGGCTCAACGAAGAAGGTGTGTGACAACTGCAAAAAGTTGTTAAATTGTGCTTCTAAAATATGTGAGAGCTGCAAAGCTGTGCAGCCTTTCAAGAAATACCACAAATTACGCAATAAGGCAATGGACAAGAGACTGATGGAGTGGTCGAGAAATACCATCCTGCACAACAACGTTGCCAGGTTCCTGGACTCACTTTTCATAATG CTCCGGAAAGTGCATGCTCTGGGCTTTAGGCCCGTCCTCCTCATAGGGAAGCAGTCCCGTGGAGGCTGCTGGGGAGTAGAAATCATGACGCCTACCAACCCTCAGCCAGGTCTGGAGGAGGTCTACCTCCAGGAGCTGCTCAAATACTATGAATCTTTATTGAAGC ATATCCCTGACAACCAGCCCCCCACCAACTCCACAGAAGCCACCAGTGGTAGTATGCTGGAAgaacaggaaggagaggagggtgacGTTAGCACTGGGGAAGGAGTGGACGAAAGGGCTGCAGATGTGGGAGAAGACGATGGAGATAGAACTGAGGGAGATGAAGAGGACATGGAACCTGACTACCAGCCACCTGCCAAGAACACAAAGTAG
- the LOC121543089 gene encoding uncharacterized protein LOC121543089 isoform X1: MNSCLQNEENARAVENAIRTAVNTVMDVIYNMNCTKILEYERKVAERDKENETLKCKLKKAEDELTAFRVGLSFEFPALSPERDFGKPMCNENEVASETDWRMDFPSLDAGTPGLSAERTRGQSPSPSPVIKEEPADTGSFYIKWEMSEESIAEQQEGLGPMHVLGKESDGTSSVAGSQSPGDRRSEQSEETSTERVKRRLSSAETQRQYRERIRADPEKLRAYKERAKCREDDDDEDWISNFHVPWQQTPESLRRAIAEGRRVEAADRRLMVRITVDAMRVHCLNPNKKVCAEIAKAIVSEYPESFADLSKEGELLSRRYSSLLTQIKTRVEHVNRNTENRIRRPKTSKKGENSNRQAKTARTKVDSYGCINWHPQDLPEGETPESLENKRQIMATIFNSAGPRGVDRGDVDEFMRLTYINQRHMINAWPAPSIGDVKEQWPFLFTKRWLCAHFHMLTGVEIDRCLSDALLSKGNTIVNFFRSQKPNWRRGIQSLLDYIEGDIGGNNKDLTACAAILLVLSHFREKEDSLFLLADVNDTQMDVEAQLHLPATPRLIMLGSSLLASSKWMVSIEGRVVCVLDNQSDFAAALSVLFGCFYVFNTEYQETASATLELIQRFLVGINPDEGTKCSSYLDSEPGVSRRTGRVVQRKTDAVATFLKDLTEFE, translated from the exons ATGAATTCCTGTTTACAAAACGAAGAAAACGCTCGTGCAGTGGAAAATGCTATAAGGACAGCGGTAAATACTGTCATGGATGTTATTTACAATATGAACTGTACCAAAATACTGGAATATGAAAGGAAGGTGGCCGAGAGGGACAAAGAAAACGAAACGCTTAAATGTAAGCTTAAAAAAGCTGAAGACGAATTAACAGCATTTCGAGTAGGCCTATCCTTTGAATTTCCTGCTCTCTCACCAGAAAGAGATTTTGGGAAACCGATGTGCAATGAGAACGAGGTGGCAAGCGAAACTGATTGGAGAATGGATTTCCCCA GTCTCGATGCAGGGACTCCTGGGCTTTCAGCAGAGAGAACCAGAGGCCAGTCCCCATCACCCAGTCCAGTTATAAAAGAGGAGCCTGCTGACACTGGGTCCTTCTACATCAAATGGGAGATGAGTGAGGAGAGCATTGCGGAGCAACAGGAGGGCCTAGGCCCGATGCACGTCCTGGGGAAAGAGTCTGATGGAACGTCTTCTGTTGCTGGTAGCCAGAGTCCAGGCGATAGACGTTCAGAACAGTCTGAGGAGACATCGACAGAGCGTGTGAAAA GGAGGCTGTCAAGCGCAGAGACACAGCGGCAATACAGAGAGAGAATCCGTGCTGACCCTGAGAAGTTGCGGGCCTACAAGGAGAGGGCAAAATGCAG ggaggatgatgatgatgaggattgGATCAGCAACTTTCATGTCCCTTGGCAGCAGACGCCTGAAAGTCTCAGGCGAGCCATTGCAGAGGGACGAAGAGTCGAGGCGGCAGATAGGCGGCTGATGGTGAGGATCACCGTTGATGCAATGCGTGTACACTGCCTCAACCCCAACAAGAAAGTATGCGCAGAAATAGCCAAAGCCATAGTTTCAGAATATCCTGAGAGCTTTGCAGACCTGTCAAAAGAAGGGGAACTGCTTAGCAGAAGGTACTCCTCCTTGCTCACCCAAATAAAGACCAGAGTGGAGCATGTGAACCGGAACACTGAAAATAGAATACGCAGACCCAAGACGAGCAAAAAAGGGGAAAACAGCAACAGACAAGCCAAAACGGCAAGAACAAAAGTGGACAGTTATGGGTGCATCAACTGGCACCCACAGGACCTTCCGGAAGGAGAGACTCCTGAGTCCCTGGAAAACAAGAGACAGATTATGGCCACCATTTTCAACAGTGCAGGTCCCAGAGGTGTGGACAGGGGAGACGTGGATGAATTCATGAGGCTTACGTACATTAACCAACGCCACATGATAAATGCATGGCCAGCCCCAAGCATCGGTGACGTCAAGGAACAATGGCCTTTTCTTTTTACCAAGAGATGGCTTTGCGCCCACTTCCACATGCTCACTGGAGTTGAGATAGACCGCTGCCTCAGTGACGCTCTGCTGAGCAAGGGAAATACCATTGTCAATTTCTTCCGAAGTCAGAAACCCAATTGGAGGAGAGGCATCCAAAGTCTCCTCGATTACATTGAAGGTGATATAGGTGGAAACAACAAGGACCTCACCGCCTGTGCTGCCATTCTTCTGGTGCTGTCCCACTTCAGAGAGAAAGAGGACTCTCTCTTCCTTTTGGCTGAT GTGAATGACACCCAGATGGATGTAGAGGCACAGCTGCATTTGCCGGCCACTCCAAGACTTATCATGCTTG GGAGTTCCCTGCTGGCTTCGTCTAAGTGGATGGTGTCGATCGAGGGGAGAGTGGTCTGTGTTTTGGACAATCAGTCCGACTTTGCTGCTGCCCTCTCTGTGCTCTTCGGATGTTTCTACGTGTTCAATACAGAGTACCAGGAGACAGCCTCAGCAACACTGGAGCTTATTCAGAG GTTTCTAGTAGGGATCAACCCAGATGAAGGAACCAAATGCTCGTCATACCTTGATTCAGAACCCGGGGTGAGCCGCAGGACTGGAAGAGTTGTGCAGAGGAAGACCGATGCAGTTGCCACCTTCCTCAAAGACCTGACTGAATTTGAATAG